The DNA region GGTCGTTCCGGCCTTGTTGAGCAGCACCTCCCATCCAGCCTTTTTCGACCATTTCTCGAGCTTGTCGCGCTCGATGCCGGCGGTCTTGTAGTCGTGGAAGGCGTAATCGACGCCCTGCTTCTCCAGCCAAGCGCGCGCCTTCTTCATCGTGTCGCAGTTCTTGATGCCGTAGATGGTAATAGCCATGGCCGCAATGTCCCTCGTGTCGTCACGCGACCATGCCATTTCCGCCCGACTTTTGTCGATTGCCGCGGCGGGGACAATCACAACGTGTTCTTATGAATCCTGCCGTCCTTCATGACGACGGCCAAATTCTTTCCGGGGTCCTCGATCAGACGAATGTTCTCGAGCGGATTGCCGTTGAGAACCAACAGATCGGCGAATGCGCCCTTCTCGATGACGCCCAGCTTGCCCGGATACGGCGTACGGAGATTGGACAGCGCCAGAAGCTCGGCGTTGACCGAGGTCACCATGCGGAGCGTTTCCGCGTTGGTGTACCATCGGCTCAGATGGGTCAGCATGAAGTTCTGACGGGGCATCAGTTCGGGCGAGAACAAAAGATCCGAGCCCCACGCCGTCTTGATCCGGTACTTTCGGACGAGATCGTAGATCTTCGGCGTACCGGCGAAAACTTGGAGCATGCGCTGGTAGGACGGCCCGGTCTGCTGGGCGACATCCTCCCGCGACAGAAACGGCTGGGTGCTGAGCCAGACGCCCTTGTCGGCCATGATCCGCGCCGTCTCGTCGTCCATCAGATGCGCATGCTCGATGCAAGCCGCACCGGCCGCAATGGCCCGCTGAACGCTGTTGGAAGCATAAGCATGGACGGTGACGTATGTATTCCAATCCCGGGCGACGTCGACGGCCGCGCGCAGCTCGTCTTCGCTGAAGGTCGACATATCGAGCGGACTACGCGGCGACGACACGCCGCCGCCGCCGACAATCTTGACCTGCGAGGCGCCCTGGAGAAGCTGCTCCCGTATGCGCATCTTCAAGTCGCCGACGCTGTCGGCAATCGCGGCGCTACCCATCAGCTCGCTCACGCTCAACCGCCCTTCGTTGCGCGGGATCTCCGTCGGCAAACGAAGATCGCCATGGCCGCCGCTGGTCGTGATCATCGCTCCCGACGGGAAGATACGCGGACCGGGTATCACGCCGCTGTCGATCGCCTGTTTGAAGGTGAAGACGGGGCCACCCAGATCGCGCACGGTCGTAAAGCCGCGCAGCAGCGTGCGTCCGGCTTCGGCGGTCGACGCCGCGAAGACGAAGCCGAGGTCGCCCGTCATGAGAGCCGGCAAGGGAACCGCCGCGTACAGCGTGTGCCAGTGCGCATCGATCAGGCCCGGCATCAGAACACGATCGCCGCAATCGACGACGGTGGCGTCGGATGGCGGCGTGCTGTTGGCCGTATCGATCGACGCGATCTTGTTTCCTTCGATCAGGATCTGAGCGCCTGTCCTCAGCGCATCGGACTTGCCGTCGAATACGCGAACTTGCCTGAAGAGAACTCTGGCGGCCGGGCCCGGGGTCTGCGCAGAGGCAGCGCCTGGCACTGCTCCGGCGATTGCCGCTGCCCCCACACTGGCGAGGAAATGTCTGCGCGAGAACGTATCCAAACGGCGTGAT from Pseudolabrys taiwanensis includes:
- a CDS encoding ArsC family reductase is translated as MAITIYGIKNCDTMKKARAWLEKQGVDYAFHDYKTAGIERDKLEKWSKKAGWEVLLNKAGTTFKKLPDKDKEGLTEKKAIALMLAQPSMIKRPVLELGGGKLLVGFKPDDYTKALAG
- a CDS encoding metal-dependent hydrolase family protein codes for the protein MIRLGQKYQHLVHGAGCGCSSPILQQVSRRLDTFSRRHFLASVGAAAIAGAVPGAASAQTPGPAARVLFRQVRVFDGKSDALRTGAQILIEGNKIASIDTANSTPPSDATVVDCGDRVLMPGLIDAHWHTLYAAVPLPALMTGDLGFVFAASTAEAGRTLLRGFTTVRDLGGPVFTFKQAIDSGVIPGPRIFPSGAMITTSGGHGDLRLPTEIPRNEGRLSVSELMGSAAIADSVGDLKMRIREQLLQGASQVKIVGGGGVSSPRSPLDMSTFSEDELRAAVDVARDWNTYVTVHAYASNSVQRAIAAGAACIEHAHLMDDETARIMADKGVWLSTQPFLSREDVAQQTGPSYQRMLQVFAGTPKIYDLVRKYRIKTAWGSDLLFSPELMPRQNFMLTHLSRWYTNAETLRMVTSVNAELLALSNLRTPYPGKLGVIEKGAFADLLVLNGNPLENIRLIEDPGKNLAVVMKDGRIHKNTL